One Salvelinus alpinus chromosome 9, SLU_Salpinus.1, whole genome shotgun sequence genomic window, ttgctgtgtgtgtgtgtgtgtgtgtccctctacctgtgtgctgtagttgctgtgtgtgtgtgtgtgtgtgtgtccctctacctgtgtgctgtagttgctgtgtgtgtgtgtgtgtgtgtgtgtccctctacctgtgtgctgtagttgctgtgtgtgtgtgtgtgtgtgtgtgtccctctacctgtgtgctgtagttgctgtgtgtgtgtgtgtgtgtgtgtccctctacctgtgtgctgtagttgctgtgtgtgtgtgtgtgtgtgtgtgtccctctacctgtgtgctgtagttgctgtgtgtgtgtgtgtgtgtgtccctctacctgtgtgctgtagttgctgtgtgtgtgtgtgtgtgtgtgtccctctacctgtgtgctgtagttgctgtgtgtgtgtgtgtgtgtgtgtgtccctctacctgtgtgctgtagttgctgtgtgtgtgtgtgtgtgtgtgtccctctacctgtgtgctgtagttgctgtgtgtgtgtgtgtgtgtgtccctctacctgtgtgctgtagttgctgtgtgtgtgtgtgtgtgtccctctacctgtgtgctgtagttgctgtgtgtgtgtgtgtgtccctctacctgtgtgctgtagttgctgtgtgtgtgtgtgtgtgtgtccctctacctgtgtgctgtagttgctgtgtgtgtgtgtgtgtgtccctctacctgtgtgctgtagttgctgtgtgtgtgtgtgtgtgtccctctacctgtgtgctgtagttgctgtgtgtgtgtccctctacctgtgtgctgtagttgctgtgtgtgtgtgtgtccctctacctgtgtgctgtagttgctgtgtgtgtgtgtgtccctctacctgtgtgctgtagttgctgtgtgtgtgtgtccctctacctgtgtgctgtagttgctgtgtgtgtgtgtccctctacctgtgtgctgtagttgctgtgtgtgtgtgtccctctacctgtgtgctgtagttgctgtgtgtgtgtgtccctctacctgtgtgctgtagttgctgtgtgtgcgtgtctagtctacctgtgtgctgtagttgctgtgtgtgcgtgtctagtctacctgtgtgctgtagttgctgtgtgtgtgtctagtctacctgtgtgctgtagttgctgtgtgtgtgtgtctagtctacctgtgtgctgtagttgctgtgtgtgtgtgtccctctacctgtgtgctgtagttgctgtgtgtgcgtgtctagtctacctgtgtgctgtagttgctgtgtgtgcgtgtctagtctacctgtgtgctgtagttgctgtgtgtgcgtgtctagtctacctgtgtgctgtagttgctgtgtgtgtgtgcgtgtccctctacctgtgtgctgtagttgctgtgtgtgtgtgtccctctacctgtgtgctgtagttgctgtgtgtgtgtgtctagtctacctgtgtgctgtagttgctgtgtgtgtgtgtgtgtctagtctacctgtgtgctgtagttgctgtgtgtgtgtgtccctctacctgtgtgctgtagttgGAGCAGTGCTGGATGATTCTCTGCATCTCCTCGTGGACCAGCTCCACACAGCGCAGGCTGGGCTCCTCCAGTCTCTTCACCTGTCTCTTCACCAGCAGCTCAAACGACACCTCAGGCACAAACAGGGCTGGCCGCGggccctacagagagagagagagagatactacatTACCCAGCAGTCTCTGGCTAACACACAACTCACAGTTTAGAAGAACACTTTATTGTTCATTTTCTTGAGAGAAGGTAAATGTGTCTTTTTCTGCTTTGAACTCAAGCTAAACAAACAAGCTTACCCCTTAAACAGATGTGTCAAACTGATCGTCAAAACTGAACATTGTACTTGAAATGAACATGGATCCCAACAAATGTGAGGCTGTACATAAACAGTAGCATCAACTCACTGTAGCATTCCTAATAGCTGTTAGGACGTCTATGGTGGTCAGACCTCCCAGTGGGTCGACGGACTCCAGCGTCCGACCAAACGTCTCATGGAAAATATAACAGATTCGTGCTCCACCACACCTGGAAGAGAACAACAATGTCATTTCGAGAGCTTGGGATTAGTAGGTTCTATAGGCATTTGTCAAAATTGAGTTGACAGCCTTGTTCTactatatagtactctaaatgCCCCAATTGTTATGtaaaatatacacacatacatttgctgacaccattcaaaccaatgaggtttcggaactttaaagccaattatctcagaatccTCTTTTAGTAGATAGAACGTTGAAGTCCCAAGCTCTCGCTTTGTAACTGAAAGATCAAAGTAGTAGGCTGGCTAATCTACCTCCTACACAGGtgtatgggctcccgagtggcgcagcggtctgaggcactgcctctcagtgcaagaggcgtcactacagtccctggttcgaatccagcctgtatcacatctggcagtgattgggagtcccatagggcggcgcacaattggcaaaggtttggccggggtaggacgtcattaaaaaaaatatttgttcttaattaactgacatgcctagttaaataaaggttaaattaaaattgAACTGCAAAAGCTTCCAATTGTTTGACTTGTGACGCTCAATTTGTACTGGTGCCACCTTCTGGCAATTAGTAGAGGTGCTCGGATGTCTGAAAGAGGTTATTTCCATCCTTCCTATTTTCCTCTtcaaataaatgaacaaaatacTAAAGAGTAGGAATTCACACctttttgggggagggggggggggggggagtataaGTTGCTCACAGTTCTGTTGTCTCTATGTACTTAGCGGTGCCCTCGATAGTGTGGCAGTACTCTGCAGCGAACTTGGTGATGAGCTGCAGTAGAGTAGAGCTCTGGTCCTCTACAGGTTCACCGTAGCTACTCAGCAGGGACTGGTACTGGGCCGCCAGCACATTGATACGAGTCTTCAGCTCCGGGAGACAGTCTCTAATGTGATGCATCAACAACCTGGCAACGAGGAGGAGAAGAATGTGAAGTTAGAAGTGAGAACAGGGCAACAGACAGCATGATAGTCGTCCACAACGAAAGTGACTTGCTAGTTGCTTAGAGTGACATTACACTTCAAAATCAAAAGTTGTCTTCTGTTGAAGACTTGTTTGCTGAATAGATTTCTATTTTCATACCTGTTCAGCGTTCTGGCTAAGTATTTGGTTCCATTTCTGCTGGCGAGGGAGGGGTACTTCTTCTGTAGGAAGGCATATTCATCACGGATGGCGTCGGCCACTGACTTCTTATTGTTGATGTCGAGCTGACTCCTTGGAAAAGGAATGTAGGTGGTACTGTGTGAGGTTTTTTAATGACATTGTTGTGTTAAAGAACATTGTAAACAAAACGTCAAAAGGAATGCTGTCCCTTTCTCCATTTTGATCTTGAGGGACTGTTGGCTTCTTGAACCCTTTGATGCACAAGGAGAGGCAATCCTCTCCCTTTAAAATATATACAGGGTTTTCAAGAAGGCTGAAGTCTTGCTCTATTCAACATGTTAGAGACTGAAGTGTATTGTGTAAAGGTGCAGACCTGTTGACCACTCCTATGAGGCCCAGTTTGACAGGGATGACCCGACCCATCAGTACGTCCATAGCATCTGTCCCAGCATCCATTAGGTCCAGTTTGGTCACTACAGCCAACGTCCTCCTGCCTACACACAGCGACAGAAACAGCAGAACCCATATTCATAAAATAAtcaagagtaggagtgctgatctaggatcaggtcctccctgtctGGAGAAACTACAGGTAAAAAACAGGTAACCAAGGGGTTTACACCCAGGTAACCAAGGGGTTTATAGTAGGCGGTGTATCCTACACCCAGGTAACCAAGGGGTTTATAGTAGGCGGTGTATCCTACACCCAGGTAACCAAGGGGTTTTCAGTAGGCGGTGTATCCTACACCCAGGTAACCAAGGGGTTTTCAGTAGGCGGTGTATCCTACACCCAGGTAACCAAGGGGTTTATAGTAGAGGGTGTATCCTAAACCCAGGTAACCAAGGGGTTTATAGTAGGCGGTGTATCCTACACCCAGGTAACCAAGGGGTTTTCAGTAGGCGGTGTATCCTACACCCAGGTAACCAAGGGGTTTATAGTAGGCGGTGTATCCTACACCCAGGTAACCAAGGGGTTTTCAGTAGGCGGTGTATCCTACACCCAGGTAACCAAGGGGTTTATAGTAGAGGGTGTATCCTACACCCAGGTAACCAAGGGGTTTATAGTAGAGGGTGTATCCTACACCCAGGTAACCAAGGGGTTTTCAGTAGGCGGTGTATCCTACACCCAGGTAACCAAGGGGTTTATAGTAGGCGGTGTATCCTACACCCAGGTAACCAAGGGGTTTTCAGTAGGCGGTGTATCCTACACCCAGGTAACCAAGGGGTTTATAGTAGAGGGTGTATCCTACACCCAGGTAACCAAGGGGTTTATAGTAGAGGGTGTATCCTACACCCAGGTAACCAAGGGGTTTTCAGTAGGCGGTGTATCCTACACCCAGGTAACCAAGGGGTTTTCAGTAGGCGGTGTATCCTACACCCAGGTAACCAAGGGGTTTATAGTAGAGGGTGTATCCTACACTCAGGTAACCAAGGGGTTTATAGTAGAGGGTGTATCCTACACCCAGGTAACCAAGGGGTTTTCAGTAGGCGGTGTATCCTACACCCAGGTAACCAAGGGGTTTATAGTAGGCGGTGTATGCCATGGCATGTCTGATATCAGGATTAAAGGACTTTGAGAAACCACTGTAGGAGACAGCCAATTGagattaacagagagagagagcaggagagagcgtACGGAACAGAgacaaagagcgagagagacagacagtcagctaCACACAAAAGAGAAGAAATTGAGAGCGGGAGAAAGGTGTTTACCGTCAGGGTCGACCTCGCGGGCCACTTTGAGGGCCTCTGAGGTGGCCATGTCTGTGTTGGCCGCAGTCACAGCCAAGATGATGGAGTTGGGGTTAGAGATGTGCTTCACGATCAAGTCTTTGATCTGCACCTCTATGTCTTTGGGCTGGTCTCCCACCGGCACCTGGGTGGACATACAGACTGTCAACGTAGCCTGCCCCTTTCATATTTCAAACCATACTTGGGGTTCTGTCTCCTTCAATGTTCAGTGAACCATGCTGGCAATATGAATAACCTCACCTGAGCTCTGAAGACTTTAATTAGCTCACAGAGATAATGCcttggctttagctcagcagACTAAGTACGTTTTGAGGCGGGTTCAAACCAACTCGATCCCACTTGCGCAACTCAATTAgcattttgatttgaaataaaaaCATACCTTTGTGATACCTGGCAGATCCACCAGTGTGAGGTTGACTACGTGAGGGGAGAAGATTTTCAGGTGTATGGGTTCATCCGTGATTCCCTGGAACAAGACAAACAGAAACGTCAGTTCAGCAGTTGGTAATGATAACACGTGTTTGACATTGTTTGGGACTATCTTCGCACTAAATGATTTTGttgatatttgtatttattatggatccccattagctgttgccaaggcagcagctactcttcctggggtccaaacacaccaaagcaTCCACATGACATACAAAATAGTGAACTGTTTGTACTGAATGGactaaagataaaacagtacatcatataacatctcTATACCACCACATATCCACAGCatgttcaataccaccatacaacaatatcacaGTGTGTGCTGatgcgtgtgtctgtacctttgtgtgtctcttcacagtccctgttgttccataaggtgtatttaaaaataaaaacctgattctactgcttgcatcagttacctgatgtggaatagagttccatgtagtcatggcagTGAGTAGTACTGtgtacctcccatagtctgttctggacatgGGAACTGTGatgagacctctggtggcatgtcttgtggggtatgcatgggtacCATACCTTGTTCTTTCCCTACCTTGTTCTTGCCCTACCTTGTTCTCGCCCTACCTTGTTCTCGCCCTACCTTGTTCTCGCCCTACCTTGTTCTCTCCCTACCTTGTTCTCGCCCTACCTTGTCATCGCCCTACCTTGTCATCGCCCTACCTTGTCATCGCCCTACCTTGTCATCGCCCTACCTTGTCATCGCCCTACCTTGTCATTGCCCTACCTTGTTATTGCCAGAAACTCTTTCCGTTTCAGCTTCGATCTCGAGCCGGATTTCATCGAAGTCTGTgtaaatctaaaaacaaaacaaatttaACCTTAAAATGGAATAACACATTATTACATTAGGGTTTATATAGCTGCACATGACATCAATGTAAATATGATTTACTATGATCTGGTTCCAACATCAAAAGGCTACTGCAAAAATCTAAATataatttgacaaataaaatcatGAAGAAAATAATAATCCTGTATCACCCACAGCATCCATTTACAGCACGTCACAAGGCCTTCTCTGTTCCTGACCACATCTAGAGCACCAGAGCAGTTCGCTGCACACGTCTCTACTATATATAGACCTATTCATTCCCATTCCCTTCCCTCTGGTGTATATTCAGACCTATTCTGGGTCActttcagagagagaggggagagagagaggagagagagaggggacttgTGTGACAGAGAGCGAGGGGACTTGTGTGACAGAGAGCGAGGGGGCTTGTGTGACAGAGAGCGAGGGGGCTTGTGTGACAGAGAGCGAGGGGGCTTGTGTGACAGAGAGCGAGGGGGCTTGTGTGACAGAGAGCGAGGGGacttgtgtgacagagagagcgagggggcttgtgtgacagagagagcgagggggcttgtgtgacagagagagcgagggggcttgtgtgacagagagagcgagggggcttgtgtgacagagagagagagggggcttgtgtgacagagagagagagggggcttgtgtgacagagagagagagggggggtgtgacagagagagagagggggggtgtgacagagagagagagggggggtgtgacagagagagaggggggggtgtgacagagagagagagggggggtgtgacagagagagagaggggggggtgtgacagagagagagagggggggtgtgacagagagagagagggggggtgtgacagagagagagagggggggtgtgacagagagagagaggggggggtgtgacagagagagagagggggggtgtgacagagagagagagggggggtgtgacagagagagagagggggggtgtgacagagagagagagggggggtgtgacagagagagagagggggggtgtgacagagagagagaggggggggtgtgacagagagagagaggggggggtgtgacagagagagaggggggggtgtgacagagagagggggggggtgtgacagagagaggggggggggtgtgacagagagagagggggggggtgtgacagagagagagggggggtgtgacagagagagagggggggggtgacagagagagaggggggggtgacagagagagagggggggtgtgacagagagagagggggggtgacagagagagaggggggggtgacagagagagagggggggtgacagagagagagggggggtgacagagagagagggggggtgacagagagagagggggggtgacagagagagagggggggtgacagagagagagggggggtgacagagagagagggggggtgacagagagagagggggggtgacagagagagagggggggtgacagagagagagaggggggggtgtgacagagagagagagggggggtgtgacagagagagagaggggggggtgtgacagagagagagaggggggggtgtgacagagagaggggggggggtgtgacagagagaggggggggtgtgacagagagaggggggggggtgtgacagagagagaggggggggtgtgacagagagagagggggggtgtgacagagagagagggggggtgacagagagaggggggggggtgacagagagagagggggggtgacagagagagaggggggggtgtgagagagagagggggggtgacagagagaggggggggtgacagagagagagggggggtgacagagagagagggggggtgacagagagagagggggggtgacagagagagagggggggtgacagagagagagggggggtgacagagagagaggggggggtgacagagagagaggggggggggtgtgacagagagagagagagaaggggtgtgaCTGATCATGTGACTTAGAGATAGTTCCTCTCCTACACAAAACATCGAGTTATTCCAATGTGAACAAATCAATACAATAGCCAAGGGTTCCCAAACTCAGTCTTGGGAACCCTTGGCTCTGCGAAAGCCTACCGTGTGTGTTTATATCTGCTTAGGTTAATCAAATGTTTAAGCTGCGTGTCTATTTGTGGCAGTGAAAGGGAACTCTATGGAGAAGAACAGAAAGCTGAGGGAGTGCTTTGCTTGGTCAGCAACCTGCTTGCTTCGAACCAACAGAGACTAGCTCGGAGGCATTGTTAGTACTGAGACATAGCCTACCTTGTTTTTGGTGTGTAGAAATTTGCCCCATTCCTCTCCGTCGACACCTGTGGGAATATGACAAGGCAGTCTCAGTCCCATTTCCCAGTCTATCTGGCAGATGTCATTTGAAGTGGGCCTAGCAGCCTACTCTTAGGgccagtttcccggacacagattaagtttAGGACTAATTTACATCAACGGGGACGCTACATTGTACCTGATTTTCAAGGTCTATGCTTCATCTGTGTCTTGGAAAGCAGCCCATTGTGTTGTAATTAAACTGTCATGTTGACTGGTGTCTCAAGGGAGGATGTAGACCTATTTATTAGTTTGTTCAGCTGGGATGGGAATACGTTGTGCAGGCCAATAACCCAGAGGGATACAGACAGAGATCTGAACAAACAATACAgtgagaaatgtgttttttgacaAAAGCAAAAACAATATAGCTGCTGTGAGAAAAGCATGGTTGGTGCATTATGGGAAGCACAGGAATAGGCATTACTACTACCTAGCTACCAAATACCTTTCATATAACAACAATGTTATTATTTAAACTATAATACATGTTTTAGTTGGAACAATTCAACTGAAATAATTACCtaccaaactatgaaataaattaaacaaGATGGTGGGTCGGCTGTTAGCTACAAGCAGCTATTTGAGGACATTTTAAGAGGCGTTTGTTTTTCAGCATGTTTAGAATTGATGTGAATTGAAACAGAACATTTTATTTGCCCTTAAGGTCCCTACTTACCACCAAATAAGTTATCACACTGTGACCATGCACTCCAAAATAGTTTTTCTTATGATGTCCTTTCCTTATACAGAATATAAAGTGTTTTGTCTGAATCAGAGTTTGACCTTCCTGGGCTTGATTCGCTGAATCAAGCTAAGCCACAGGGTTTGTCAGCTCGAAACCAACGGGCTAAAAGGCAGGATGGGAGAGGGGGCTAACAGAAAGGGGTAGGCCGAGAGTAAGAAGCTGCTGATTGAACACAGACAACAGGCAATAAGGGAACAAGGAAAAGGAGACCTTTGTAAAGGCGCATGTTTCTCCAAGCATTGGGGTCTGTGGTTCAGAAGAGATCAGACGACAGGAGAGAGGGGTTAGTAGTTATAGATGCAGCTCCTGCATCATGGCCATCTGCAGCAGTGCAGTGGTTTACATCATCCTTCATGTGACTATTCCCTGCAGCAGGGCAGACTCAAGCACTCCGCCTATAGGGCAGAATGTCTCATAAACCACACAAGGTTTACTACATTTGTCATTCTATTGGGGAAAGCCTAATAGTGGCATATCTCATAAGCTGGTTTTGCGTTCAAATGTCTTGGATGTCATTGTGCATGGAGTATCATGACATTGCACGCTGTTGTGACTTGGTGGCTATGTAAGAACAATCAGGTGCCTGTAGAACTTTGATAGATAAGGGAAACCCTGTTAAAGCTTAAGTGCCTAATTTACAGCTAGAACTTGCTAGCTTGTCCACTGCTGTGAATGCAGACTTCTATATCTGCTGAGGTGACATGGCACTTCTCACAGTCCAACTGAATAATGCACTGTGACATGACTTGCTGGTGCAGTCATTCATACGAGCATGTCCTGGCCTAAGAACCACACTTCTTCTAAAAAGGCTGGCCAATCAGTCAGAAACACAGGCACACAGAGCGTCAAAACACAGCAtgtcacagacacacaaacagacgcaataaacgcacagacacacaaaccTAGGACACACACTCAACTAAATTGGTTTAAATAGTAATCTGAGGACTGTAGACATGAGGGACAGGAAGGATGAAAACCACAACACCATCCCCAGTTAACTGCCAAGAGACACAGAGCAGCCACCAGCAGAATGTCACTTTGTCAAAGTTCACAGGTTTTTCAGAAACCCTGGTTGGAGGATTTCCTTCCAGAATCAGAAGGTAATAGCCTAAGCAGAGAGGGAATACTCCAATCACGGTTTCTGAAAAACCTGGGAACATTGATAAGAAGCATCCCAGAATTATACAACCCTAGAGCAGTGATGGTGTCGTGTTTCACAGTACCATTCTCCTCACTGGTCTTCCTACGGTCCTCTGGGTCCACATGGACCAGCTGGAGGATGAGGGGCCGACGGGTGACAACGCCAGTACCACGGGGCAGAAGGTCTCTCCCCACCAGAGCCTCTAGCACTGAACTCTTCCCACTGCTCTGGAGACAGAAACACGGCCCAATCAGTAACAACACAAAAAGTAAACGTGAGATAGTAAACAACACAAGTCAGCATCACTTACAAAACAAAAGAACTGAGACAATGACAGAGTTAAATCTTTCCACAACAACATTGATTTTAACCTACCTGATCTCACCTCAGCTGCGCCTGGCTGTAGTTGACCTATTTTAGTTTGCACTCGGTCATGTGGAAAATAGAAAAATCCCTGAAATCACTGTCAGTTCTAACAAACCCCTCGGAGTGAATCTGTCCTTTGACAAGCAGTAACAAGACAATGCAGAAACACTCTGGAGGCCAGATAATTGGGGAAACATCCTATGGCTGCCTTCTTGTCGCCATGGCACCTTCAGTTCAGAGGTTGCCAACGGGCTGAGACAGTGACATCCTCTTAGCAAATCAGTGGAATTATGTGTGCCTGGGAGGGGATGGCTGCTACTGTAAACATGTTATGTAACACCTACAACAGCTGTGTGGAGGGAAGGGTACAGGTGCCGCCTATTTTGGTACAGGTATAGCCTATTTGAAGTATATCATCTCTGTTCATCTAAGCAGATGGAAGGTAATTCTAGAAATCAAACAAAGAGGATGCCTTGGAGACTTCAATTATGTTCACATTCATTGAAAAATATTCAAGTCTTCCAAGGAGAAGAATGGATACAAGTGAGTGTAAACAAACCAAAACACTGTAGCGTGTCAATTTAATGACGTGATTGCGTTTCAAAATCACCTGTAGTTAGTTGTTTGCTTTACTTTGGTCACGGCTTAT contains:
- the LOC139584302 gene encoding dynamin-1-like protein isoform X1; amino-acid sequence: MEALIPVINKLQDVFNTVGADIIQLPQIAVVGTQSSGKSSVLEALVGRDLLPRGTGVVTRRPLILQLVHVDPEDRRKTSEENDPNAWRNMRLYKGVDGEEWGKFLHTKNKIYTDFDEIRLEIEAETERVSGNNKGITDEPIHLKIFSPHVVNLTLVDLPGITKVPVGDQPKDIEVQIKDLIVKHISNPNSIILAVTAANTDMATSEALKVAREVDPDGRRTLAVVTKLDLMDAGTDAMDVLMGRVIPVKLGLIGVVNRSQLDINNKKSVADAIRDEYAFLQKKYPSLASRNGTKYLARTLNRLLMHHIRDCLPELKTRINVLAAQYQSLLSSYGEPVEDQSSTLLQLITKFAAEYCHTIEGTAKYIETTELCGGARICYIFHETFGRTLESVDPLGGLTTIDVLTAIRNATGPRPALFVPEVSFELLVKRQVKRLEEPSLRCVELVHEEMQRIIQHCSNYSTQELLRFPKLHDAIVEVVTSLLRKRLPVTNEMVHNLVAIELAYINTKHPDFADACGLMNNNIEEQRRNRMRELPSSVPRDKSFKGPGGQSLSPTDLPPPEGERPKAAGGGFQGDQDVGTGNWRGMLKKGEEGVGGDKSMLQTSNPGSPQRGHAVNLLDVPVPVSRKLSSREQRDCEVIERLIKSYFLIVRKNIQDSVPKAVMHFLVNHVKDSLQSELVGQLYKAGLLDDLLTESEDMAQRRNEAADMLKALQKASQVIAEIRETHLW
- the LOC139584302 gene encoding dynamin-1-like protein isoform X3; protein product: MEALIPVINKLQDVFNTVGADIIQLPQIAVVGTQSSGKSSVLEALVGRDLLPRGTGVVTRRPLILQLVHVDPEDRRKTSEENDPNAWRNMRLYKGVDGEEWGKFLHTKNKIYTDFDEIRLEIEAETERVSGNNKGITDEPIHLKIFSPHVVNLTLVDLPGITKVPVGDQPKDIEVQIKDLIVKHISNPNSIILAVTAANTDMATSEALKVAREVDPDGRRTLAVVTKLDLMDAGTDAMDVLMGRVIPVKLGLIGVVNRSQLDINNKKSVADAIRDEYAFLQKKYPSLASRNGTKYLARTLNRLLMHHIRDCLPELKTRINVLAAQYQSLLSSYGEPVEDQSSTLLQLITKFAAEYCHTIEGTAKYIETTELCGGARICYIFHETFGRTLESVDPLGGLTTIDVLTAIRNATGPRPALFVPEVSFELLVKRQVKRLEEPSLRCVELVHEEMQRIIQHCSNYSTQELLRFPKLHDAIVEVVTSLLRKRLPVTNEMVHNLVAIELAYINTKHPDFADACGLMNNNIEEQRRNRMRELPSSVPRDKAAGGGFQGDQDVGTGNWRGMLKKGEEGVGGDKSMLQTSNPGSPQRGHAVNLLDVPVPVSRKLSSREQRDCEVIERLIKSYFLIVRKNIQDSVPKAVMHFLVNHVKDSLQSELVGQLYKAGLLDDLLTESEDMAQRRNEAADMLKALQKASQVIAEIRETHLW
- the LOC139584302 gene encoding dynamin-1-like protein isoform X4, with the translated sequence MEALIPVINKLQDVFNTVGADIIQLPQIAVVGTQSSGKSSVLEALVGRDLLPRGTGVVTRRPLILQLVHVDPEDRRKTSEENGVDGEEWGKFLHTKNKIYTDFDEIRLEIEAETERVSGNNKGITDEPIHLKIFSPHVVNLTLVDLPGITKVPVGDQPKDIEVQIKDLIVKHISNPNSIILAVTAANTDMATSEALKVAREVDPDGRRTLAVVTKLDLMDAGTDAMDVLMGRVIPVKLGLIGVVNRSQLDINNKKSVADAIRDEYAFLQKKYPSLASRNGTKYLARTLNRLLMHHIRDCLPELKTRINVLAAQYQSLLSSYGEPVEDQSSTLLQLITKFAAEYCHTIEGTAKYIETTELCGGARICYIFHETFGRTLESVDPLGGLTTIDVLTAIRNATGPRPALFVPEVSFELLVKRQVKRLEEPSLRCVELVHEEMQRIIQHCSNYSTQELLRFPKLHDAIVEVVTSLLRKRLPVTNEMVHNLVAIELAYINTKHPDFADACGLMNNNIEEQRRNRMRELPSSVPRDKAAGGGFQGDQDVGTGNWRGMLKKGEEGVGGDKSMLQTSNPGSPQRGHAVNLLDVPVPVSRKLSSREQRDCEVIERLIKSYFLIVRKNIQDSVPKAVMHFLVNHVKDSLQSELVGQLYKAGLLDDLLTESEDMAQRRNEAADMLKALQKASQVIAEIRETHLW
- the LOC139584302 gene encoding dynamin-1-like protein isoform X2, with amino-acid sequence MEALIPVINKLQDVFNTVGADIIQLPQIAVVGTQSSGKSSVLEALVGRDLLPRGTGVVTRRPLILQLVHVDPEDRRKTSEENGVDGEEWGKFLHTKNKIYTDFDEIRLEIEAETERVSGNNKGITDEPIHLKIFSPHVVNLTLVDLPGITKVPVGDQPKDIEVQIKDLIVKHISNPNSIILAVTAANTDMATSEALKVAREVDPDGRRTLAVVTKLDLMDAGTDAMDVLMGRVIPVKLGLIGVVNRSQLDINNKKSVADAIRDEYAFLQKKYPSLASRNGTKYLARTLNRLLMHHIRDCLPELKTRINVLAAQYQSLLSSYGEPVEDQSSTLLQLITKFAAEYCHTIEGTAKYIETTELCGGARICYIFHETFGRTLESVDPLGGLTTIDVLTAIRNATGPRPALFVPEVSFELLVKRQVKRLEEPSLRCVELVHEEMQRIIQHCSNYSTQELLRFPKLHDAIVEVVTSLLRKRLPVTNEMVHNLVAIELAYINTKHPDFADACGLMNNNIEEQRRNRMRELPSSVPRDKSFKGPGGQSLSPTDLPPPEGERPKAAGGGFQGDQDVGTGNWRGMLKKGEEGVGGDKSMLQTSNPGSPQRGHAVNLLDVPVPVSRKLSSREQRDCEVIERLIKSYFLIVRKNIQDSVPKAVMHFLVNHVKDSLQSELVGQLYKAGLLDDLLTESEDMAQRRNEAADMLKALQKASQVIAEIRETHLW